A region from the Nodosilinea sp. FACHB-141 genome encodes:
- a CDS encoding DUF2945 domain-containing protein, whose amino-acid sequence MEQAFKKGDKVSWSTAQGKTTGTIIEKLTSRTEIKGHTVAASKENPQYLVESEKTGSHAAHKPEALTKED is encoded by the coding sequence ATGGAACAAGCTTTCAAAAAAGGAGACAAGGTTTCCTGGAGTACGGCTCAAGGAAAAACTACGGGTACGATCATTGAAAAGCTAACATCTCGTACCGAAATCAAAGGTCATACCGTTGCTGCATCTAAGGAAAATCCCCAGTATTTGGTAGAAAGCGAAAAAACTGGCAGCCATGCGGCTCATAAACCAGAGGCTTTGACAAAAGAAGACTAG
- a CDS encoding GAF domain-containing protein — translation MPKLNNFILDVTHDDTLETLIHQLFEAPLHSQHSTRVMDSILTKLGEQLQCDRVFLYLRSPDTQLGRVPFCWKKQPSIPTIYDPAWKPEDPSLAKDDPMFAAALKAQPSIFVEDVETAGPEVLNREFEHQTFGHRALIHAHLRSDQTLWGILQACVFEEPRVWSQSDRQLIEQVVTQLTPFAIDYVRSEPELATSM, via the coding sequence ATGCCCAAGCTAAACAACTTCATCCTTGATGTGACCCACGACGATACGCTCGAAACCCTGATTCATCAACTGTTTGAGGCACCGCTCCATAGCCAGCATTCAACCCGAGTAATGGACAGTATTTTGACCAAGTTAGGAGAGCAGTTGCAGTGCGATCGCGTCTTTTTATACCTGCGCTCTCCCGACACTCAGCTAGGGCGAGTGCCCTTCTGCTGGAAAAAGCAGCCATCGATACCTACAATCTATGACCCTGCCTGGAAACCAGAAGATCCCTCCTTGGCAAAGGACGACCCCATGTTTGCGGCTGCCCTCAAAGCCCAGCCCAGTATTTTTGTAGAGGACGTGGAAACCGCTGGTCCAGAGGTATTGAATCGCGAGTTTGAGCACCAAACCTTTGGCCATCGAGCCTTGATTCATGCCCACCTGCGCTCGGATCAAACCCTCTGGGGCATTTTGCAGGCCTGTGTTTTTGAAGAGCCCCGGGTGTGGAGCCAGAGCGATCGCCAACTCATTGAGCAGGTGGTCACTCAGCTCACGCCCTTCGCTATAGACTACGTGAGATCTGAGCCAGAGTTGGCAACGAGTATGTAG
- a CDS encoding carbon dioxide-concentrating mechanism protein CcmK, with amino-acid sequence MPQAVGSLETRGFPPVLAAADAMVKAGRVTLIGYIRAGSARFAINIRGDVSEVKAAMAAGVEAAEKTPGGILETWVIIPRPHENVVAVLPIEFNDETEIFRQAVEQPILPGSTGR; translated from the coding sequence ATGCCACAAGCCGTCGGGTCGCTCGAAACCAGAGGGTTTCCCCCGGTGCTTGCCGCCGCAGATGCGATGGTAAAAGCGGGGCGCGTTACGCTCATTGGCTACATCCGTGCCGGTAGTGCCCGCTTCGCCATCAACATTCGTGGTGATGTCTCCGAAGTTAAGGCCGCCATGGCCGCTGGGGTAGAAGCCGCCGAAAAAACCCCCGGTGGCATCCTCGAAACTTGGGTAATCATCCCCCGTCCCCACGAGAACGTGGTGGCCGTGCTGCCGATCGAATTTAACGATGAGACCGAAATCTTCCGCCAGGCTGTCGAGCAGCCCATTTTGCCCGGCTCTACCGGTCGCTAG
- a CDS encoding nucleoside hydrolase, with the protein MPPRPIIIDCDPGVDDAIALLLAFASTEFDLLGITTVSGNVPLELTQANARRICHLAQRTDVPVYAGCPRPLLRSLTTAEDIHGATGLQGAELPEPTLPLQSQHAVAFLVEQLTTTSTPITLATLGPLTNLAVALIQCPEIAQSIDQVVMMGGALGNGNITPAAEFNIYVDPHAANVVVEAGLPLTMIGLDVTHQVVTTPDRLAALEALGTSVSKAAAGMLRYYGQLDVERHGLTAPPLHDPCVIAYLLRPELFTGRPMHLAIETEGSLCLGRTVANRHLTPNATIIETAAADGIYALLIERLRKL; encoded by the coding sequence ATGCCGCCCCGACCCATCATTATTGACTGCGATCCTGGGGTTGACGATGCGATCGCCCTTCTCCTCGCATTCGCCTCCACTGAGTTCGACCTGTTGGGCATTACCACTGTGTCGGGCAACGTGCCGCTGGAGCTCACTCAGGCCAACGCTCGGCGCATCTGTCACCTGGCCCAGCGCACCGATGTGCCAGTGTATGCGGGCTGCCCGCGCCCGCTGCTGCGATCGCTCACCACCGCTGAAGACATTCACGGGGCAACGGGTTTGCAGGGTGCGGAGCTACCCGAACCCACTCTGCCGCTGCAATCTCAACATGCCGTCGCGTTTCTGGTTGAACAACTCACCACGACCTCGACGCCCATTACCCTAGCTACCCTCGGCCCGCTCACCAACCTAGCGGTAGCACTGATCCAGTGTCCCGAGATCGCCCAAAGCATCGACCAAGTAGTGATGATGGGTGGAGCCTTGGGAAACGGCAACATTACCCCCGCCGCTGAGTTCAATATCTACGTCGATCCCCATGCAGCCAACGTAGTCGTAGAGGCCGGTCTGCCCCTGACCATGATCGGCTTAGATGTCACCCACCAAGTCGTAACCACCCCCGATCGCTTGGCAGCGCTTGAGGCCTTGGGCACCTCCGTGAGCAAAGCCGCTGCGGGCATGCTGCGCTACTACGGCCAGCTAGATGTGGAACGTCACGGGCTAACTGCACCGCCCCTCCACGACCCCTGTGTGATCGCTTATCTGCTGCGCCCCGAGCTCTTTACCGGTCGACCCATGCACTTGGCAATTGAAACCGAGGGCTCCCTCTGCTTGGGACGCACCGTGGCCAATAGGCACCTGACCCCCAACGCCACCATCATCGAAACTGCTGCTGCCGACGGTATCTATGCACTTTTGATAGAACGCCTTAGGAAACTATAG
- the leuA gene encoding 2-isopropylmalate synthase, which translates to MLTNPAEKYRPFVPIALPDRTWPSQVITQPPIWLSTDLRDGNQALIEPMSVEQKLRMFELLVAIGFKEIEVAFPSASETDFIFVRRLIEENRVPDDVEIQVLTQAREDLIRRTFDSLEGAKRAIVHVYNATAPVFRRVVFRNDSVATIALAVNAATLIRDLAAERPATQWRFEYSPEVFSQTELEFARDICNAVLEVWQPTPDRKAIINLPATVESATPNVFADQVEWMHRQLAYRDSVNLSVHNHNDRGCAIAAAELGQMAGADRVEGCLFGNGERTGNVDIVTLALNLYTQGIHPGLDFSRINEVARIVEDCTQLPIHPRHPYVGDLVFTAFSGSHQDAIRKGFAARNSEDLWDMPYLPLDPADLGRSYESVVRVNSQSGKGGIAFLLERDYNLSLPRRLQIEFSQIVQRAMDATGKEMTAPMLWDLFEQEYLRVNLPFKYVSHHWQDDETPSAISTTLECCDVRLTRAGHGNGPIDAFVDALNLGIRVHSYEERAIGHGSDADAIALIEIAADWLEGTIHGVGIHSSIVTASLLAVLSAANRGLATLTPSQRQAVLSLPQTVS; encoded by the coding sequence ATGTTGACCAACCCCGCCGAGAAGTACCGCCCCTTTGTGCCGATCGCATTGCCCGATCGCACCTGGCCTAGCCAGGTAATCACCCAGCCCCCGATCTGGCTGAGCACTGACCTGCGCGATGGCAATCAGGCGCTCATCGAACCAATGTCTGTCGAGCAAAAGCTGCGGATGTTTGAGTTACTGGTGGCGATCGGCTTTAAGGAAATTGAGGTAGCGTTTCCGTCGGCTTCGGAGACCGACTTTATCTTTGTGCGCCGCCTGATCGAAGAAAACCGCGTGCCTGACGATGTGGAAATTCAGGTGCTCACCCAGGCGCGAGAAGACTTGATTCGTCGCACCTTTGATTCCCTTGAGGGAGCCAAGCGGGCGATCGTCCACGTCTACAACGCTACGGCTCCAGTGTTTCGGCGGGTGGTGTTTCGCAACGACTCTGTCGCAACGATCGCACTGGCGGTAAACGCCGCTACGCTGATTCGCGATTTGGCGGCAGAGCGCCCTGCAACCCAGTGGCGCTTTGAATATTCGCCAGAGGTATTTTCTCAAACCGAATTGGAGTTTGCGCGGGATATCTGCAATGCGGTGTTGGAAGTCTGGCAGCCGACGCCCGATCGCAAAGCAATCATTAACCTGCCCGCCACGGTGGAGAGCGCTACCCCCAACGTGTTTGCCGACCAGGTGGAATGGATGCACCGCCAACTCGCCTACCGCGACAGCGTGAACTTAAGCGTGCACAACCACAACGACCGGGGCTGCGCGATCGCCGCTGCCGAGTTGGGCCAGATGGCTGGGGCCGATCGGGTGGAGGGCTGCCTATTTGGCAACGGTGAGCGCACCGGCAATGTCGATATCGTCACTCTGGCGCTTAACCTCTACACTCAGGGCATTCACCCGGGGCTAGATTTCTCGCGCATTAACGAGGTGGCGCGCATTGTCGAAGACTGCACTCAGCTGCCCATTCACCCCCGTCACCCCTACGTGGGCGACCTGGTGTTCACCGCATTTTCAGGCTCTCACCAGGATGCAATTCGCAAAGGCTTTGCGGCCCGCAACTCAGAAGATCTGTGGGACATGCCCTACCTGCCCCTCGACCCCGCCGACCTGGGCCGGTCCTATGAGTCGGTGGTGCGGGTAAATAGTCAGTCGGGCAAGGGAGGCATTGCCTTTTTGCTAGAGCGTGACTACAACCTCAGCCTGCCCCGCCGCTTGCAAATTGAGTTTAGCCAGATAGTGCAGCGCGCCATGGATGCCACCGGCAAAGAAATGACCGCGCCCATGCTATGGGATCTCTTTGAGCAGGAGTATCTGCGGGTCAACTTGCCGTTTAAATACGTTAGCCACCACTGGCAGGATGATGAAACACCATCGGCCATTTCCACAACCTTGGAATGTTGTGATGTAAGACTCACCCGAGCAGGACATGGCAACGGCCCCATCGACGCCTTTGTAGATGCGCTAAATCTAGGGATTCGGGTGCACAGCTACGAAGAGCGAGCGATTGGGCACGGCAGTGATGCCGACGCGATCGCGCTAATCGAGATTGCCGCCGACTGGTTGGAGGGCACTATCCACGGGGTGGGCATTCACAGCAGCATTGTCACGGCCTCGCTGTTGGCGGTATTGAGCGCGGCTAACCGAGGGCTGGCGACCCTAACCCCTAGTCAGAGACAAGCAGTTTTGTCCTTGCCGCAAACTGTTTCCTAG
- a CDS encoding DUF4383 domain-containing protein codes for MKAAQRFALIIGIFYLTIGILGFIPALVSQSGAMPPSIEKLGVVSGFGYLMGLFPINTPHNIIHLVTGLLGIVASIALDSSRLFSGQLGIYYTTLAVLGLVPVANTFFGLFPLYGADVFLHGLTGALGIYFGFFATPSLLSLFKKELKEDATSGEVL; via the coding sequence ATGAAAGCTGCACAAAGATTTGCATTGATTATCGGCATATTCTACCTAACCATAGGTATTCTGGGCTTCATTCCTGCCCTAGTCTCCCAGTCTGGCGCTATGCCCCCTTCGATTGAGAAGCTAGGCGTCGTTTCTGGATTTGGCTACTTGATGGGTCTATTTCCAATTAATACGCCTCACAATATTATTCATCTTGTCACAGGCTTGTTGGGAATCGTTGCTTCTATTGCGTTAGATAGCTCTCGTCTATTCTCTGGGCAATTGGGTATCTACTACACTACCCTGGCTGTCCTAGGTCTAGTACCGGTTGCCAATACTTTCTTCGGACTTTTTCCACTCTATGGAGCCGACGTTTTTCTACACGGGTTAACGGGCGCACTGGGTATTTATTTCGGCTTTTTTGCTACTCCCTCCCTGCTAAGCCTGTTTAAGAAAGAGCTGAAGGAAGACGCCACTTCTGGCGAAGTTCTATAG
- a CDS encoding cation:proton antiporter has protein sequence MTAEPNFVLDLTLALGASAIGGYIAHRLKQPALLGYLVTGLVIGPFGLGLQTDVEQIQGLAEVGIAFLLFALGVEFSLTELKRVKDIALKGSFLQMGLTTLLVCSVSLLSGTANSPLQGIFLGLVLSLSSTAVVLKTLTDRGETATVHGQVMLGLLISQDLALGLMLAVLPVLNQPDALGPALAIAALKFGLFLAGAIALGRWVVPQLIQHIAATESSELFLLTVVALCLSVAWITSFLGLSIAMGAFVAGLMISEIDYADQALGKILPLRDTFACLFFASIGMLIDPHLIVSDLGRILELVALIMVGKALIILPIVLGFGYSLKTAVRASFGLNQIGEFSFVLALMGLELGLINEERYSLLLGTIAISLMLTPLWINLAPKVADWLHNLPVLKDFLNQAEDPKLLSVPGDIHDHVIVAGYGRVGEVLVNVLLSRGYSVLVVDNSETAIQRLRNRHAPLVQIPFVYGDADSELVLEKTSLETAKALAITLPDPTTTRLVLQRALLRAPELDIIARSHNNEEIDVLTQLGAREVVQPEFEAALELGSHVLNTLGEQSIEIQSVLDWIRQDRYRSIRPAVQVGEGYRNTAKERKQKSEKVESSAS, from the coding sequence ATGACCGCTGAACCGAACTTTGTTCTCGATTTAACCTTGGCCCTGGGGGCCTCTGCTATTGGCGGCTATATTGCCCATCGACTCAAACAGCCGGCGCTGCTGGGCTACCTCGTTACCGGGCTGGTCATCGGCCCCTTTGGCCTCGGGCTACAAACCGATGTGGAGCAAATTCAGGGCCTGGCGGAGGTGGGCATTGCCTTTTTGCTGTTTGCTCTAGGGGTCGAGTTTTCGCTGACAGAGCTCAAGCGGGTCAAAGATATCGCCCTCAAGGGCAGCTTTTTGCAGATGGGGCTGACTACGCTGCTGGTGTGCTCAGTGTCGCTGCTGTCGGGCACGGCCAACTCCCCGCTTCAGGGCATTTTCTTGGGGCTGGTGCTGTCGCTGTCGTCTACGGCGGTAGTGCTCAAAACCCTGACCGATCGCGGCGAAACCGCTACCGTCCACGGACAGGTGATGTTGGGGCTACTGATCTCCCAAGACCTTGCCCTGGGGCTGATGCTGGCGGTGCTGCCGGTGCTCAACCAGCCCGATGCCCTGGGGCCAGCCCTGGCGATCGCGGCGCTCAAGTTTGGGCTGTTTTTGGCAGGGGCGATCGCCCTGGGCCGCTGGGTAGTGCCCCAGCTAATTCAGCACATTGCTGCCACCGAGAGCAGCGAGCTGTTTTTGCTCACCGTGGTCGCCCTTTGCCTGAGCGTTGCCTGGATTACCTCCTTCCTGGGCCTCTCCATCGCCATGGGGGCCTTTGTCGCTGGCCTGATGATTTCTGAGATTGACTACGCCGACCAGGCCCTGGGCAAGATCTTGCCCCTGCGCGACACCTTTGCCTGCCTGTTCTTTGCCTCCATTGGTATGCTGATCGACCCCCACCTGATCGTCAGCGACCTGGGCCGAATTCTAGAGCTGGTGGCGCTGATCATGGTGGGCAAGGCGCTGATTATTTTGCCAATTGTGCTGGGGTTTGGCTATTCGCTCAAAACGGCGGTAAGGGCCAGCTTTGGGCTCAACCAAATTGGTGAATTTTCCTTTGTGCTGGCGCTGATGGGGCTAGAGCTGGGGTTGATCAACGAGGAGCGCTACTCCTTGCTGCTGGGCACGATCGCCATTTCTCTCATGCTCACCCCCCTGTGGATTAACCTAGCCCCCAAGGTGGCCGACTGGCTGCACAACCTGCCGGTGCTCAAAGACTTTCTCAACCAGGCCGAAGACCCAAAGCTGCTGTCGGTGCCCGGCGACATTCACGACCATGTGATTGTGGCGGGCTATGGCCGGGTGGGCGAGGTGCTGGTCAATGTGCTGCTCAGCCGGGGCTACTCGGTGCTGGTGGTCGACAATAGCGAAACCGCGATTCAGCGCCTGCGCAACCGCCACGCGCCTCTGGTGCAAATTCCCTTTGTCTACGGTGACGCCGACAGCGAGCTGGTGCTCGAGAAAACTTCTCTAGAAACCGCCAAGGCCCTGGCCATTACCCTGCCTGATCCGACAACCACCCGCCTAGTGCTGCAACGGGCACTGCTGAGAGCACCCGAGCTGGATATCATTGCGCGATCGCACAACAACGAAGAGATCGACGTGCTCACCCAACTGGGAGCCAGGGAGGTGGTGCAGCCCGAGTTTGAGGCGGCTCTAGAGCTGGGCTCTCACGTGCTCAATACCCTGGGTGAACAGTCGATCGAAATTCAGTCGGTGCTGGACTGGATTCGCCAGGATCGCTACCGCAGCATTCGCCCGGCGGTTCAGGTGGGCGAGGGGTATAGAAATACAGCAAAAGAACGAAAACAGAAGAGCGAAAAGGTTGAAAGCAGTGCTTCATAA
- a CDS encoding BMC domain-containing protein, which translates to MAIAVGVIETQTFPAVLAAADAMVKAANVTVSVQDRSESGRQFVVIRGLVAEVKRAMEAGLIAAKACPNLAEVTSHVIIPNPTDNIDAILPIGFTSASESFRV; encoded by the coding sequence ATGGCCATTGCCGTCGGCGTCATTGAAACCCAAACCTTTCCCGCAGTGCTGGCCGCCGCCGATGCCATGGTCAAAGCGGCCAACGTCACCGTCTCGGTGCAAGATCGCTCCGAGAGTGGGCGGCAATTCGTGGTCATACGCGGCCTGGTGGCCGAGGTCAAGCGCGCCATGGAAGCCGGGCTGATCGCAGCCAAAGCCTGCCCTAACCTGGCCGAAGTCACTTCCCACGTGATCATTCCTAACCCCACCGACAACATCGACGCGATTCTGCCCATTGGGTTTACTTCGGCCTCAGAATCCTTTCGGGTATAA